The following are encoded together in the Asticcacaulis sp. genome:
- a CDS encoding Rieske 2Fe-2S domain-containing protein — translation MMDTADSPAKTRSPVTAPAKWYVDPTYWPVERQRIFADNWQFLTHESALANPRDWRADVLAGYPVVIVRGDDGTLRAFHNVCRHRAGPLTREDSGTCDGYLTCQYHGWRYTLDGRLRTARDFGAASDFDPREYGLYPIRLQVWRGLVFAGIGENLPDLAMQMAPLDARLGETDWSSLKVALRRTHLLDCNWKTYVENYLEGYHVPSMHPSLDAEIVSEQYRVTVDGRVVLHDAPPKSGAVYDGLWGWLWPNIGINVYNRGLMIERMSPVGHKQTQLDYLYLTPDGEPVPDATIAMSDQVTAEDKWIAEKVQQNLDAGVYDTGRLSPKHETAVAAFQNWVGTLID, via the coding sequence ATGATGGATACGGCAGACAGCCCCGCGAAGACCCGTTCCCCTGTGACGGCCCCGGCGAAATGGTATGTCGATCCGACGTACTGGCCGGTCGAGCGCCAGCGGATCTTCGCCGATAATTGGCAGTTCCTGACGCATGAAAGTGCCCTGGCCAACCCGCGGGACTGGCGTGCCGATGTGCTGGCTGGCTATCCTGTAGTCATCGTTCGCGGTGATGACGGGACTTTACGCGCCTTTCACAATGTCTGCCGCCATCGCGCCGGACCGCTGACCCGCGAAGACTCCGGCACCTGTGACGGCTACCTGACCTGCCAGTACCACGGCTGGCGCTATACGCTGGATGGCCGGCTGCGCACCGCCCGCGATTTCGGCGCGGCGTCGGATTTCGACCCGCGCGAATACGGCCTCTATCCGATCCGGTTGCAGGTTTGGCGCGGGCTCGTCTTTGCCGGCATCGGCGAGAATTTGCCCGATCTGGCCATGCAGATGGCGCCGCTCGATGCCCGTCTGGGTGAGACCGACTGGTCGAGCCTCAAGGTGGCTCTGCGCCGCACGCACCTGCTGGACTGCAACTGGAAGACCTATGTCGAGAACTATCTCGAAGGCTATCATGTCCCTTCCATGCACCCTTCGCTCGATGCCGAGATTGTCTCCGAGCAATACAGAGTGACGGTCGATGGCCGGGTCGTGCTGCACGACGCCCCGCCGAAATCAGGCGCGGTCTATGATGGCCTGTGGGGCTGGCTGTGGCCCAATATCGGCATAAATGTCTATAATCGCGGCTTGATGATCGAACGCATGTCGCCTGTGGGGCACAAACAGACCCAACTCGACTATCTCTACCTGACGCCCGATGGCGAGCCCGTGCCGGACGCCACTATCGCCATGTCCGATCAGGTGACGGCCGAGGACAAATGGATCGCCGAGAAGGTGCAGCAAAATCTCGATGCCGGGGTCTACGACACTGGCCGTCTCTCGCCGAAGCATGAGACGGCCGTTGCGGCGTTCCAGAATTGGGTCGGGACGCTGATAGACTGA
- a CDS encoding APC family permease produces the protein MTAAKKTGLLGITLYAAAMNFSIRWLATGAATGPVALPIWIAAAVLFLIPLVTATLELSARFPEEGAIYAWTRETQGPFAGFLCGWLYWACNLPYFASLLFFIVNLFGRALVATGWGAPLGLVLAQPAGAFAATSLLVIIVALMHARGFGVGKWLPVIGAAMSISLLVFIIATGFYLSGRDGAATDFAAASYLPPLNANGAILWSSMLFAYAGVEGVALMRNEVKGGVRTVVRALGLLAILQTLGYAIGTGAMLMIVPQALASRLGGLPEAIGVALAKLHLAAAQPLFLVIVGLSLLGGLSAWFGAAARLPFAVGVDRMLPAAVGRLDPKTGAPVIAIWIQALLTIAVLALSALGSTVAGAYDFVVAMGVITFMIPYLWMFAAYMIVQKRDATGLDFRTPGGKPWAMLLAMLGIVMVLSAIFGSLVPSPEDPHPVMAFLKLLVASAVMIAVGALIYGAHILRAKGKK, from the coding sequence ATGACGGCGGCGAAAAAAACAGGTCTCCTCGGTATCACGCTTTATGCCGCCGCGATGAACTTCAGCATCCGATGGCTGGCCACCGGCGCGGCGACCGGCCCGGTGGCCCTGCCGATATGGATCGCCGCCGCCGTGCTGTTCCTCATTCCACTCGTTACGGCCACACTGGAGCTTTCCGCCCGTTTTCCCGAAGAGGGCGCCATCTACGCCTGGACGCGCGAAACCCAGGGCCCGTTCGCCGGCTTTCTGTGCGGCTGGCTCTACTGGGCGTGTAATCTGCCCTATTTTGCCAGCCTGCTGTTCTTCATCGTCAACCTGTTCGGACGTGCGCTGGTCGCCACCGGGTGGGGGGCGCCTCTGGGCCTCGTCCTCGCGCAACCGGCGGGCGCTTTCGCCGCGACATCTCTGCTGGTCATTATCGTGGCGCTGATGCACGCGCGCGGCTTCGGCGTCGGCAAGTGGCTGCCGGTGATCGGCGCCGCCATGTCGATTTCGCTGCTTGTCTTCATCATCGCCACCGGATTTTACCTCAGCGGCCGCGACGGCGCCGCCACCGATTTCGCCGCAGCCAGCTATCTGCCGCCGCTCAATGCCAACGGCGCCATACTATGGTCGAGCATGTTGTTCGCCTATGCCGGCGTCGAAGGCGTGGCCCTGATGCGCAATGAGGTAAAGGGCGGGGTAAGGACTGTTGTGCGCGCTCTGGGCCTGCTGGCCATATTGCAGACACTGGGATACGCCATCGGCACCGGCGCCATGCTGATGATCGTGCCGCAAGCCCTGGCCTCGCGGCTGGGCGGCCTTCCCGAAGCGATCGGCGTGGCGCTGGCTAAACTGCACCTGGCGGCGGCCCAGCCTCTGTTTCTGGTCATTGTCGGCCTGTCCCTGCTGGGCGGCTTAAGCGCCTGGTTCGGTGCGGCGGCCCGCCTGCCTTTCGCTGTCGGCGTCGACCGGATGCTGCCCGCGGCGGTTGGGCGGCTCGACCCGAAGACCGGCGCGCCTGTAATCGCCATCTGGATACAGGCCCTGCTGACCATCGCCGTGCTGGCCCTCAGCGCCTTGGGCTCGACAGTCGCCGGCGCCTATGACTTTGTGGTCGCCATGGGCGTGATCACCTTCATGATCCCCTATCTGTGGATGTTCGCCGCCTATATGATCGTGCAAAAGCGTGATGCGACGGGGCTGGATTTCCGCACGCCGGGGGGAAAGCCCTGGGCGATGCTTCTGGCGATGCTGGGCATTGTCATGGTGCTGAGCGCCATCTTCGGCAGCCTGGTGCCAAGTCCGGAAGATCCGCACCCGGTGATGGCCTTCCTGAAGCTGCTGGTGGCGTCTGCGGTGATGATCGCCGTCGGCGCCCTGATCTATGGTGCGCACATATTGCGCGCAAAAGGAAAAAAATGA
- a CDS encoding EAL domain-containing protein — protein MEYQPIYDRTGAEVVSAEALMRWRRGDRAPIGPAVFIPVAERSGLITRLGTFARKRVLETTADWNIPVAINVSPIELDKPGFVAGVRALLDETSFDPKRLVLEVTETAFLGDPDRVRQLFNDLRSLGIKLALDDFGVGYSSLTALHRFPFDKIKIDREFVMALDGEPRAALEALAIIQAVTGIGRAFGMRVTAEGIETTSQHSHLKAAGVHTMQGYLFGKAMPAETFGRLINTSPVLKRV, from the coding sequence ATGGAATACCAGCCGATCTATGACCGGACCGGCGCTGAAGTCGTCAGCGCCGAGGCCCTGATGCGCTGGCGCCGCGGCGACCGCGCGCCCATCGGTCCGGCGGTGTTTATTCCGGTGGCCGAGCGTTCGGGCCTGATCACGCGGCTTGGCACCTTTGCCCGTAAGCGCGTGCTGGAAACTACCGCCGATTGGAATATCCCCGTGGCGATCAATGTATCGCCGATCGAACTCGACAAGCCGGGCTTCGTGGCCGGGGTGCGCGCCCTGCTCGACGAGACCAGTTTCGATCCGAAGCGCCTGGTGCTGGAAGTGACAGAAACCGCCTTCCTCGGTGATCCCGACCGCGTGCGGCAGTTATTCAACGACCTGCGCAGCCTTGGCATCAAGCTGGCGCTCGATGATTTCGGCGTCGGCTATTCGTCGCTGACGGCGCTCCATCGTTTCCCGTTCGACAAGATCAAGATCGACAGGGAATTCGTCATGGCGCTTGATGGCGAACCGCGCGCGGCCCTGGAGGCCCTGGCGATCATCCAGGCGGTCACCGGCATCGGTCGTGCCTTCGGAATGCGTGTGACGGCGGAAGGCATCGAGACCACCAGCCAGCACAGCCACCTGAAGGCGGCGGGTGTCCATACCATGCAGGGTTATCTGTTCGGCAAGGCCATGCCGGCGGAGACATTTGGACGGCTGATCAACACATCGCCCGTGCTGAAACGGGTCTGA
- a CDS encoding Tad domain-containing protein — translation MGRLKLQTCLTWACRQIGGNVSVIAALSAVPVVMAVTGVIEITDMTSARSGLQTAADTGALAGAGQLAVATVGSTQVIQTAITVARQSIETSGTGGKTTTPAFTATVDMRAGTVTVTGTAEHKPLIGFMNFGDQALAATATAENVQRVPLCILQTAKSGGIQVQGQARIRATGCAVHANADIRVASSALIQAEAAQAVGSVSGPVEPAGHSGALPIDDPFAAMDLGSKTPCNLLKGPLLPIQLGSGTMSLPPGLHCLPITVIGNGTLFLQPGDHYFLAPLIMTDNSTLRGDDVSLVFGVGNVFNFSKNATVRLTARKSGPNAGFLIATSRDNFGTFSIASGNVSQLLGTIYIPNANLVVDTPGNVAQDSAWSVIVAKTLTLRQNPVLTINSNYTDSGVPVPEGVGPMKSAPKLSS, via the coding sequence ATGGGCCGGCTGAAACTTCAAACCTGTCTGACCTGGGCCTGCCGGCAAATCGGCGGCAATGTCAGTGTCATCGCGGCCCTTTCGGCCGTGCCCGTGGTGATGGCCGTGACCGGCGTGATTGAGATCACCGACATGACCAGCGCCCGCTCCGGCCTTCAGACGGCCGCCGATACCGGCGCCCTGGCCGGCGCGGGGCAGCTTGCGGTTGCCACGGTCGGTTCCACCCAGGTCATACAGACGGCCATAACCGTCGCTCGGCAATCGATCGAAACCAGCGGCACCGGCGGCAAGACCACGACGCCCGCCTTCACCGCAACGGTCGACATGCGCGCCGGTACGGTGACGGTCACCGGAACCGCCGAACACAAGCCGCTGATAGGCTTCATGAATTTCGGCGATCAGGCCCTGGCCGCCACCGCCACGGCTGAAAATGTGCAGCGCGTACCCCTGTGCATCCTGCAAACGGCGAAGAGCGGCGGCATTCAGGTGCAGGGCCAGGCGCGCATCCGCGCCACCGGCTGCGCCGTTCACGCCAATGCCGATATCAGGGTGGCCAGCAGCGCCCTAATCCAGGCCGAGGCCGCCCAGGCGGTGGGCTCTGTCTCCGGTCCGGTGGAGCCGGCCGGCCATTCCGGCGCCCTGCCCATAGATGATCCGTTTGCCGCCATGGACCTGGGCAGCAAGACGCCGTGCAACCTGCTCAAAGGCCCCCTGCTACCCATCCAGCTCGGTTCCGGCACCATGAGCCTGCCGCCCGGCCTGCACTGCCTGCCGATCACCGTCATCGGCAATGGCACACTCTTTTTACAGCCCGGCGATCACTATTTCCTGGCCCCTCTGATCATGACCGACAACTCCACCCTGCGTGGCGACGATGTGTCGCTGGTTTTCGGGGTCGGCAATGTGTTCAACTTCTCGAAGAACGCCACGGTGCGTCTGACGGCGCGCAAGAGCGGCCCCAATGCCGGCTTCCTCATCGCCACCTCGCGCGACAATTTCGGCACCTTCAGCATCGCCTCGGGCAATGTCAGCCAGTTGCTCGGCACCATCTATATTCCCAACGCCAACCTGGTTGTCGATACGCCGGGCAATGTGGCGCAGGATTCCGCCTGGAGCGTCATCGTCGCCAAGACCCTGACCTTAAGACAAAATCCTGTCCTGACCATCAACAGCAACTATACCGATTCCGGCGTGCCCGTCCCCGAAGGCGTAGGGCCGATGAAATCCGCACCGAAGTTATCCTCATGA
- a CDS encoding TonB-dependent receptor produces MAVRYLGVSLLAMVAVSAHAEPPTEVIVQGQRFAPYSGDAVFSRVDLDADDIKQGASLDQVLKQSAQASLFRRSSSLTANPTVQGMSLRAIAPSGAGRALVTLDGIPQNDPFGGWVIWAGIPSEGLASAHVVRGAGGGAYGAGALTGVVDLSLTPPQALRPYVEASVDDQGGGALQAGFAMGQHVGVHLTDQALEGDVPVRGSQRGAADVATHGRDRSLLLNGQWAVAEGELSLLAGGYDSVRETGLKGATARSKGDQLSLAWTRQPTDEALGYRLQIWHRDSNLANRSVSVLPGRSGTSLANDQVKTPATGNGFNAAIRRQTSHSEWEIGIDARTGEGESREYYRYMSGAATRYRVAGGENTLAGIYMLGTYAIDRWTLTGAVRIDEWKTSGAHRFERDLTTGLPVLDLDLPSKQQTVGSGRLGVAYQVTPANALRAAIYSGFRPPSLNELYRPFRVGNDVTEANADLKPETLTGAEIGWRRTGQRLHFDAGIFSNVVSDPITNVTLGIGPGTFPIAGFIPAGGAYRQRRNVGEIRAYGLEAQAQYTVSDALALNAALTVTHARVGQTNVTVNGKRPAQAPAYSASIGAEGQMAQIGWRADWLFEGQSFEDDLNALPLKAYSKLNLALDYPFTPQVSLGLRVDNALDAAIQIQRSNDGTVSFDSSRMVTLNLTYRR; encoded by the coding sequence GTGGCGGTTCGATATCTGGGGGTGAGCCTGCTGGCAATGGTGGCGGTGTCGGCCCATGCGGAGCCGCCGACCGAAGTCATCGTCCAAGGGCAGCGTTTCGCCCCCTATAGCGGGGACGCCGTCTTCAGCCGTGTTGATCTCGATGCCGATGACATCAAGCAGGGCGCCTCGCTTGACCAGGTTCTGAAACAATCGGCACAGGCATCCCTGTTCCGCCGTTCCTCCAGCCTGACCGCCAACCCGACCGTGCAGGGCATGAGCCTGCGCGCCATCGCGCCTTCCGGCGCCGGCCGGGCGCTGGTGACGCTCGACGGCATTCCACAGAATGATCCCTTTGGCGGCTGGGTCATCTGGGCCGGCATTCCTTCGGAAGGATTGGCCAGCGCCCATGTGGTGCGCGGCGCCGGCGGCGGCGCCTATGGCGCAGGGGCGCTGACCGGCGTTGTCGATCTGTCGCTTACGCCGCCGCAGGCTTTGCGGCCCTATGTCGAGGCGAGTGTCGATGACCAGGGCGGTGGCGCGCTTCAGGCCGGTTTCGCCATGGGGCAGCATGTCGGCGTCCATCTCACCGATCAGGCGCTCGAAGGCGATGTGCCGGTACGCGGCAGCCAGCGTGGCGCTGCAGATGTGGCCACCCATGGCCGCGACCGCAGCCTGTTGCTCAATGGTCAGTGGGCAGTGGCCGAGGGCGAGCTGTCACTGCTGGCCGGGGGCTATGACAGTGTGCGCGAGACCGGGCTGAAGGGGGCAACGGCGCGATCGAAAGGTGATCAGCTCAGCCTGGCCTGGACGCGCCAGCCGACCGATGAGGCGCTCGGTTATCGCCTGCAAATCTGGCACAGGGACTCAAACCTCGCCAATCGGTCAGTGTCGGTCCTGCCGGGCCGCAGCGGCACCTCACTGGCCAATGACCAGGTCAAGACGCCGGCCACCGGCAACGGCTTCAACGCCGCCATACGCCGCCAGACCTCCCACTCCGAATGGGAAATCGGCATCGATGCCCGTACCGGCGAAGGCGAGTCGCGTGAATATTACCGCTATATGTCCGGCGCGGCGACGCGCTATCGCGTTGCCGGCGGCGAGAATACACTGGCGGGAATCTATATGCTGGGCACATACGCCATCGACCGCTGGACCCTGACCGGTGCGGTGCGCATCGATGAATGGAAGACCTCCGGCGCCCATCGTTTCGAGCGCGACCTGACCACGGGCTTGCCGGTGCTCGATCTGGATCTGCCGTCGAAGCAACAGACGGTCGGTTCCGGTCGGCTGGGAGTGGCCTATCAGGTCACGCCTGCAAATGCCCTGCGCGCGGCTATCTACAGCGGCTTCCGCCCGCCCAGCCTGAACGAACTCTATCGGCCATTTCGCGTTGGCAATGATGTCACAGAGGCCAATGCCGATCTCAAGCCGGAAACCCTGACCGGGGCGGAAATCGGCTGGCGGCGCACCGGTCAGCGCCTGCATTTTGATGCGGGTATCTTCTCCAATGTGGTCAGCGATCCGATCACCAATGTCACGCTCGGTATCGGGCCAGGCACCTTCCCGATAGCCGGGTTCATCCCCGCTGGCGGCGCCTACCGCCAGCGCCGGAATGTCGGTGAAATCCGCGCCTATGGGCTGGAAGCGCAGGCGCAGTATACGGTCAGCGATGCCCTGGCGCTGAATGCCGCGCTCACGGTCACCCATGCCCGCGTCGGCCAGACGAACGTTACAGTCAACGGCAAACGGCCCGCCCAGGCACCGGCATACAGCGCCTCCATCGGTGCCGAAGGGCAGATGGCGCAGATCGGCTGGCGTGCCGACTGGCTGTTCGAGGGGCAAAGCTTCGAGGACGATCTCAACGCCCTGCCGCTGAAAGCCTACAGCAAGTTAAATCTGGCGCTCGACTATCCGTTTACCCCTCAGGTCAGCCTGGGCCTGCGCGTTGATAATGCGCTTGATGCGGCGATCCAGATTCAGCGCAGCAATGACGGCACGGTCAGTTTCGACAGCAGCCGGATGGTCACGCTGAACCTGACGTATCGGCGTTAA
- a CDS encoding response regulator, whose product MTHFVEFETARVLVADDDPILREFAIVHLATPTVEVEVAEDGLVALERLQKGGIDIALVDLDMPRLDGFELIERIRWDEQLKHLPIVVVTGREDMVAVDRAFALGATSFVVKPLNWRLLSHQLAYVLRNARAEGQVRGQLDALQKVNDLKDRILRLSRQKITGPLNDILASAQVIETHSDAPQISESLNRIATASVVLTRVHADMGEAEKLSAKD is encoded by the coding sequence ATGACCCATTTTGTCGAGTTTGAGACGGCCCGCGTGCTGGTGGCCGACGATGATCCCATCCTGCGGGAATTCGCCATCGTTCACCTGGCGACACCGACGGTCGAGGTCGAGGTGGCGGAAGATGGCCTTGTGGCGTTGGAACGCCTGCAAAAGGGCGGCATCGATATCGCCCTGGTCGATCTCGACATGCCGCGCCTGGATGGTTTTGAACTGATCGAACGCATCCGCTGGGACGAGCAACTGAAGCACCTGCCGATCGTGGTGGTGACCGGCCGCGAGGACATGGTGGCCGTCGATCGCGCCTTTGCGCTGGGGGCCACATCGTTCGTCGTCAAGCCACTGAACTGGCGGTTGCTGTCGCATCAACTGGCCTATGTGCTGCGCAATGCCCGCGCCGAAGGCCAGGTGCGCGGACAGCTTGATGCACTGCAGAAGGTCAATGATCTCAAGGATCGAATCTTGCGCCTGTCGCGCCAGAAAATCACCGGCCCACTCAACGATATTCTGGCGTCGGCGCAGGTTATTGAAACGCACAGCGACGCGCCCCAGATCAGCGAAAGCCTGAACCGTATCGCGACGGCCTCGGTGGTCCTGACGCGCGTTCATGCCGATATGGGCGAAGCGGAAAAGCTATCCGCAAAGGATTGA
- a CDS encoding MOSC domain-containing protein, with product MFNPKSPLADLLNAQMRPGVVEWIGVRPQRRGAMTVVDSVGLDTQAGIIGDHYNNPKRGTRHVTLIQREDLAAIASYLSQDVTPEQLRRNIVIRGLNLLALKDRQFRLGEALLEMTGECHPCSRMEETFGPGGYNAVRSHGGITARVLEGGMVRLGDPLTVA from the coding sequence ATGTTCAATCCGAAATCCCCTCTGGCAGACCTGCTGAACGCCCAGATGCGGCCGGGCGTGGTGGAGTGGATCGGCGTGCGCCCGCAGCGGCGCGGCGCGATGACGGTGGTGGATAGCGTGGGTCTGGATACGCAGGCCGGCATCATCGGCGACCACTATAACAACCCGAAACGCGGTACGCGCCACGTCACGCTCATCCAGCGCGAGGACCTCGCCGCCATTGCCAGCTATCTCAGCCAGGACGTGACCCCCGAACAACTGCGGCGCAATATCGTCATTCGCGGCCTCAATCTGCTGGCCCTGAAGGACAGGCAATTCCGGCTCGGCGAGGCCCTGCTCGAAATGACCGGCGAATGCCACCCCTGTTCACGCATGGAGGAAACCTTCGGCCCCGGCGGTTACAACGCGGTGCGCAGTCATGGCGGCATTACCGCGCGGGTGCTTGAGGGCGGCATGGTCCGCCTGGGCGATCCCCTGACGGTGGCTTGA
- a CDS encoding ATP-binding protein, whose translation MLFSTLPVAGLFVVRETTRQAESRWSVMKTAADVLASSAEDAVAVNDRSRAYTALRAVTRTPGITYARVEAHDGSALAEMGAGARLKSDVTLDAENRHPDIMALVSTRTIEVHAPVMSSGHQIGQVVVVHKSEDFARTLLQALAGIFGLATIALGLALFVARRLQKAMIRPLTDLTGSIEAITRQGDFTRRVETKSRDELGVLVNGFNTMIDAIRVRDKKLEAHLIGLEQEVEDRTADYLKARDEALSANAAKSDFLATMSHEIRTPMNGVMVMAELLAAESLPARAKRHARTIARSGRSLLAVINDILDFSKIEAGKLEVEICEVDILDCVDDTLALFQAKAREKGIELVAHAHPEAPRLVPADPVRLGQVVSNLVSNALKFTEKGHVLVSIEPDKKPGFWRLVVRDTGIGIARDKLGAIFSAFTQEDQTTTRRFGGTGLGLSISKRLVEAMGGAIAVTSEQGKGTQFHVRMPALDYASPCAPPVIHDLVRPVVNVHIRGDVENEVLAERLKEANIRFGPDRPRLVLADAASRDHLDVKPETLVLLAYPDDADAEQWVRDGRAAAVLSRPLRHRDIDTLIERLRDGGDFVLYDTDADPEGVDTAWPQARVLVVDDGEVNREVAIEALARFGIAASVAADGADALEKMQEQDFDLVLMDGSMPVMDGFEATRQWRLQEVDTHLPIVALTAHVVGHAAQAWKDAGMDDVLHKPFTLRDMAGILRTHLREDLRTAALPRVAEIEVPAPVLPDADGDLFDTAVITGLVAGLHNGRGDFVRRVVGLYRSHAPEAVATVQAAHTEGDEDRLARAAHALKSMSLNIGAKTVAGVAAGIERAIRVEHRAIASDEIAMAATWVERTLAGLEQMIGDEPATPENPKAAAKPKKKKSRAGGGREDGPGGRHWSARSRPISRRAPSRWNTSRSMTGPALKSSAPRP comes from the coding sequence GTGCTGTTTTCCACCCTGCCGGTTGCCGGTCTGTTTGTCGTCCGCGAAACCACGCGCCAGGCCGAATCACGCTGGTCGGTGATGAAGACCGCGGCCGATGTCCTGGCCTCAAGCGCGGAAGACGCGGTCGCGGTCAATGACCGCAGCCGCGCCTATACAGCCCTGCGCGCCGTTACGCGCACGCCCGGCATCACCTATGCCCGCGTCGAGGCACATGATGGCTCGGCCCTGGCCGAAATGGGCGCCGGCGCCCGCCTGAAAAGCGACGTCACGCTTGATGCTGAAAATCGCCATCCCGATATCATGGCCCTGGTCTCTACACGCACCATCGAGGTTCATGCCCCGGTGATGAGCAGCGGCCACCAGATCGGACAGGTGGTCGTGGTCCACAAATCGGAGGATTTTGCCCGCACCCTGTTGCAGGCGCTGGCGGGGATTTTCGGACTGGCGACCATCGCCCTGGGCCTGGCGCTTTTCGTGGCGCGCCGCCTGCAAAAAGCGATGATCCGTCCCCTGACCGATTTGACCGGCTCCATCGAGGCCATCACCCGGCAGGGCGATTTTACCCGCCGGGTCGAGACGAAAAGCCGGGATGAACTGGGTGTTCTGGTCAATGGCTTCAATACCATGATCGACGCCATCCGGGTGCGCGACAAAAAGCTGGAAGCCCACCTGATCGGGCTGGAGCAGGAGGTCGAGGACCGCACAGCCGATTATCTGAAGGCGCGTGACGAGGCCCTTTCCGCCAATGCCGCCAAGTCCGATTTCCTCGCCACCATGAGCCACGAAATCCGTACGCCGATGAACGGTGTCATGGTCATGGCCGAACTGCTGGCCGCCGAAAGCCTGCCGGCGCGCGCCAAACGCCATGCCCGCACCATCGCCAGATCGGGCCGGTCACTGCTGGCGGTGATCAATGACATACTCGATTTTTCCAAGATCGAGGCCGGCAAGCTGGAGGTCGAAATCTGCGAGGTCGATATCCTTGATTGCGTCGATGACACCCTGGCCCTGTTTCAGGCGAAGGCGCGCGAAAAAGGCATCGAACTGGTGGCACACGCTCATCCGGAAGCGCCGCGCCTGGTGCCGGCCGATCCGGTCCGGCTGGGGCAGGTGGTATCGAACCTCGTTTCCAATGCCCTGAAATTTACCGAAAAAGGCCATGTGCTGGTGTCCATTGAGCCTGATAAAAAGCCCGGTTTCTGGCGCCTTGTGGTCAGGGATACCGGTATCGGCATTGCGCGCGACAAGCTGGGCGCGATCTTCTCCGCCTTCACCCAGGAAGACCAGACGACGACGCGGCGCTTCGGCGGCACCGGCCTGGGGCTGAGCATCTCCAAACGACTGGTCGAGGCCATGGGCGGCGCCATCGCCGTGACCAGCGAGCAGGGAAAAGGCACGCAGTTTCATGTGCGGATGCCGGCGCTGGACTATGCGTCACCCTGCGCGCCGCCGGTGATTCATGACCTGGTGCGGCCGGTCGTCAATGTCCATATCCGCGGCGATGTCGAAAACGAAGTCCTGGCCGAGCGGCTGAAAGAGGCGAATATCCGCTTCGGTCCGGACAGGCCGCGTCTGGTCCTGGCGGATGCCGCCAGCCGCGATCACCTGGATGTCAAACCGGAAACCCTGGTTCTGCTGGCCTATCCTGATGATGCCGATGCCGAACAGTGGGTGCGCGATGGCCGCGCCGCCGCTGTGCTTTCGCGGCCCCTGCGCCACCGCGATATCGATACCCTGATCGAACGCCTGCGCGATGGCGGCGATTTCGTGCTTTATGATACCGATGCTGATCCCGAAGGCGTCGATACCGCCTGGCCGCAGGCGCGCGTTTTGGTGGTCGATGACGGCGAGGTCAACCGCGAAGTCGCCATCGAGGCGCTGGCTCGCTTCGGCATTGCCGCGTCTGTTGCGGCCGATGGTGCCGATGCCCTGGAAAAGATGCAGGAGCAAGATTTCGACCTCGTGCTGATGGATGGTTCCATGCCGGTGATGGATGGTTTCGAGGCGACTCGGCAGTGGAGACTCCAGGAGGTAGACACGCATCTGCCGATTGTCGCCCTGACCGCCCATGTGGTTGGCCATGCCGCCCAGGCGTGGAAGGACGCCGGCATGGACGACGTGCTGCACAAGCCCTTCACCCTGCGCGATATGGCCGGCATATTGCGCACACACCTGCGGGAAGACCTGCGCACAGCCGCCCTGCCGCGCGTGGCCGAAATCGAGGTGCCGGCGCCCGTCCTGCCGGACGCGGATGGTGATCTGTTCGACACAGCGGTGATCACCGGACTGGTCGCAGGGTTGCACAATGGCCGGGGTGATTTCGTCCGCCGCGTCGTCGGGCTCTATCGCAGCCATGCGCCAGAAGCGGTGGCCACTGTGCAGGCCGCCCATACCGAGGGCGACGAAGACCGCCTGGCGCGCGCCGCCCACGCGCTGAAATCGATGAGCCTTAACATCGGCGCCAAAACCGTGGCCGGCGTGGCGGCGGGTATCGAACGCGCCATTCGGGTCGAGCACCGTGCCATCGCTTCCGATGAAATTGCCATGGCCGCGACCTGGGTGGAACGCACGCTCGCCGGACTGGAGCAGATGATCGGCGATGAGCCGGCCACGCCGGAAAACCCAAAAGCCGCTGCGAAACCCAAAAAGAAAAAAAGCCGCGCCGGTGGCGGCCGTGAAGACGGACCCGGAGGCCGCCACTGGTCCGCGAGATCGAGGCCGATATCGAGGCGGGCGCCTTCGAGATGGAATACCAGCCGATCTATGACCGGACCGGCGCTGAAGTCGTCAGCGCCGAGGCCCTGA